In a genomic window of Candidatus Nanoarchaeia archaeon:
- a CDS encoding sugar nucleotide-binding protein has product MDILLTGASGYVGAGIYGCLKDKHNTTGTYHSNRLFAQLHKLDITNKEGVLKVVSEVNPEVIIHAAANASGSWCDQNPDLARSINEKGTGYIVDAANKVNAKIIYISSFAALGTTVYGKTKLSGEDFVRKTNAGFIILRPSLIVGYSPNTENDRPFNRLLKNLRERTPARYDTSWKFQPTYLRHISEVILKLIESDISNEIIPVAVPELKSRFDLAYDILSPFGIEVAGEDRNEGSPVFSQDLSKLGELCLPQYSYSEMIEAIRQEIRDKA; this is encoded by the coding sequence ATGGATATACTACTCACCGGAGCAAGCGGGTATGTCGGGGCAGGAATCTATGGCTGCTTAAAAGATAAGCATAACACAACAGGAACGTATCATTCTAATAGATTATTCGCCCAACTGCATAAATTGGACATCACGAATAAAGAAGGGGTCTTGAAGGTTGTCTCTGAAGTTAATCCCGAAGTTATAATCCATGCTGCAGCCAATGCAAGCGGCAGTTGGTGTGATCAAAATCCGGATTTAGCGAGGTCTATTAACGAAAAAGGCACAGGGTATATTGTTGATGCAGCAAATAAGGTAAATGCGAAGATCATCTACATTTCATCGTTTGCTGCTCTTGGCACAACCGTATATGGCAAAACAAAATTATCCGGAGAGGATTTTGTCAGGAAAACAAATGCAGGATTTATTATCTTACGGCCCTCCTTAATTGTGGGATACAGCCCAAATACAGAAAATGACAGGCCGTTTAATAGATTACTTAAGAATTTAAGGGAACGAACTCCTGCAAGGTATGATACTTCCTGGAAATTTCAGCCAACCTACCTCAGGCACATCTCAGAGGTAATTTTGAAGCTCATTGAATCAGACATCTCAAATGAGATTATCCCAGTTGCAGTTCCTGAATTAAAATCCCGGTTTGATTTAGCTTACGACATTCTTTCGCCTTTCGGCATTGAGGTTGCGGGAGAAGATAGGAATGAGGGATCTCCGGTATTTTCCCAGGATTTGAGCAAATTGGGGGAATTGTGCTTGCCGCAATACTCGTATTCTGAAATGATTGAAGCTATCCGGCAGGAGATAAGAGACAAGGCATAA